AAGATGCGGATTTCACCTTTAAAAAAGGTAAGATTTATGGCCTTCTTGCTATCAATGGCTCTGGAAAGACGACCCTGTTCCGAGCTATTAGCAAGTTGCTTCCCCTTAGTAGTGGACATATCGCAGCCCCTCCTTCTTTGTTTTATTATGAGAGCGTTGAATGGCTGGATGGAAACTTAAGTGGGATGGACTACCTTCGTCTTATAAAAAACATCTGGAAGTCAGCCCTGAACTTGAGGGATGAAATCGCCTACTGGGAAATGTCTGACTATATCAGTCTTCCCATCCGCAAGTATTCCTTAGGGATGAAGCAACGCTTGGTGATTGCTATGTATTTCCTCAGTCAGGCGAAATGCTGGCTCATGGATGAGATTACAAATGGCTTAGATGAGTATTATCGACAGAAGTTTTTTGATAGACTGGCACAAATCGATAGAAAAGAACAGCTGGTTCTTTTGAGTTCCCACTACAAAGAGGAGTTAATGGAGATTTGCGATAGCATCGTAACCATTCGTCAGGGGCAGATAGAAGAGGTTCCGTTATGAAAGATATTAGCCTATTTTTATTAAAGAAAGTTTTCAAAAGTCGTTTAAACTGGATTATCTTACTTTTATTTGCATCTGTACTCGGTGTTACCTTTTATTTAAATAGTCAGACTGCAAACTCACACAGCTTGGAGAGCGAGTTGGAAACCCGTCTTGTAAAAGATGAGAGAATCATCAATGAAAATGAAGCGAAGCTTTCCCAAATGTCTGACACCAGCTCGGAGGAATACCAGAGTGTTAAAAGAAATTTAGAATTGCAAAAAAATCTTTTAACGCAAGAGAAAGAAATTCTAACTTTACTAAAAGAAGGGCGCTGGAAAGAAGCCTATTATTTGCAGTGGCAAGATGAAGAGAAGAATTATGAAGTTATGTCAAATCAACCGACTTCTAGCTCTGAATTAAAAATGGCGAGCGACCGCCAACGGAAGATTTACCAAGCCCTGTATCCCTTGAACATAAAAGCACATACTTTGGAGTTTCCGACCCACGGGATTGATCAGATTGTCTGGATTTTAGAGGCTATCATCCCAACCTTGTTTGTGATTGCTATTATTTTTATGCTAACACAACTGTTCGCAGAAAGATATCAAAATCATCTCGATACAGCTCAGTTATATCCTTTTTCAAAAGTGACATTTGCCATGTCCTCTCTTGGAGTTGGGGTGAGTTATGTAACCGTGCTGTTTATCGGAATCTGTGGATTTTCTTTTCTAGTGGGAAGTCTGATAAGTGGTTTTGGACAGTTAGATTATCCCTACCCATTCTACAGCTTGACAAATCAAGAGGTAACTATTGGGAAGATACAAGATGTGTTACTTCCTAGCTTGCTATTAGCTTTCTTAGCCTTTATCGTCGTTGTGGAAGTCGTTTACTTGATTGCTTACTTTTTCAAGCAAAAAATGCCTGTCCTCTTTCTTTCCCTCATTGGGATTGTTGGCTTATTGTTTGGTATCCAAACGATCCAGCCTCTTCAGAGTATTGCACATCTGATTCCCTTTACTTACTTGCGTTCAGTAGAGATTTTATCTGGAAGATTACCTAAGCAGATTAATAATGTCGATCTACATTGGAGCATGGGGATGGTCTTACTTCCTTGCCTGATTATCCTTTTGTTAGTGGGGATTCTATTTATTGAAAGATGGGGAAGTTCACAGAAAAAAGAATTTTTTAATAGGTCTTAGCGTCCCTATACGGAAGATGAGGAAAAAACTAACACAGAGAGGGAACCGGAATGGTTCTCTCTTTTTGATGCGGACATCAAGAAGAAAACAGAAAGTTTTTCGAAAAAATTGACTTTTTATCTTGACAAGGAATAGAAAACTTGGTATCATATAAAAGTTGAGAAAAGCAGAAGTGAGAGCTTCTCGCCTTGTGACATCAAGTTGCCTGGCCCTACGGATGAAAAGTTTCTAAGAAACGCTATCATAACGTGCGGGCTTGTATCATTACGAGTCCGCTATTGTTTTTCTCTAATAATAAAAAAGAGGTGAAAACCATAGCAAAGCAAGACTTATTCATCAATGATGAAATTCGTGTACGTGAAGTTCGCTTGATCGGTCTTGAGGGAGAACAGCTAGGCATCAAGCCACTCAGTGAAGCGCAAGCATTAGCTGATAGTGCAAATGTTGACTTAGTATTGATCCAACCCCAAGCAAAGCCACCTGTTGCTAAAATTATGGACTACGGTAAGTTCAAATTTGAGTACCAGAAAAAGCAAAAAGAACAACGTAAAAAACAAAGTGTTGTTACTGTGAAAGAAGTTCGTCTGAGTCCAACTATTGACAAGGGTGACTTTGACACAAAACTTCGCAATGCACGCAAGTTCCTTGAAAAAGGAAATAAAGTTAAGGTATCTATCCGCTTTAAGGGTCGTATGATTACCCATAAAGAGATTGGTGCAAAAGTTTTAGCCGAGTTTGCTGAAGCAACACAAGATATTGCGATCATCGAACAACGAGCTAAGATGGATGGACGCCAAATGTTCATGCAGTTGGCGCCAGCAACTGACAAAAAATAATTGTCAGAAAGTTAAATAAAGGAGAAAAAATCATGCCAAAACAAAAAACACACCGCGCATCAGCTAAACGTTTCAAACGTACAGGTTCTGGTGGACTTAAACGTTTCCGTGCTTACACTTCTCACCGTTTCCACGGAAAAACTAAGAAACAACGTCGTCATCTTCGTAAAGCATCTATGGTGCATTCAGGAGATTTCAAACGTATCAAAGCAATGCTTACTCGCTTGAAATAATAGCCTAACAGTAAGTAAACAATTCTAGGAAATATTTGGAGGAAATAAAACATGGCACGTGTTAAAGGTGGCGTTGTATCACGCAAACGTCGTAAACGTATTCTTAAATTAGCAAAAGGTTACTATGGAGCTAAACACATCTTGTTCCGTACTGCAAAAGAACAAGTAATGAACTCTTACTACTATGCATACCGTGACCGTCGTCAGAAAAAACGTGACTTCCGTAAATTGTGGATCACTCGTATCAATGCGGCAGCTCGTTTGAACGGACTTTCATACTCACAATTGATGCATGGTTTGAAATTGGCTGAAATCGAAGTTAACCGTAAAATGCTTGCTGACTTGGCTGTTAACGATGCAGCAGCTTTCACAGCTCTTGCAGATGCAGCTAAAGCAAAACTTGGTAAATAATGATAAACTGTTTCATTCTTACTCTCGTGGTTTTTACCGCAAGAGTAGGGTGAAACTTTTTTATTCTCCATAAATGATTCTCTATTTTAAAGAGTAGATGACAGATTTTTTCAAAGAAAATAGGATATTTCCTGTATAATAGGAATATCTAAAAAAAGATTTGGAGTTAGAAGAAGATGATAGTAGGTATTGATTTAGGAACGACTAATTCTTTAGTAGGGGTATACCAAGATGGCCAGGTCAAGCTGATTCCCAATGCTTTTGGTGAGTATTTAACTCCTTCTGTTGTGGCTTTAGATGACAATGATGAGATTATAGTTGGAAAAATTGCCAAGGAACGCTTGGTAACCCACCCAGATAAGACGGTTTCTCAGTTCAAGCGTTTTATGGGGACCAAGCATGAGTTGACGTTAGGAAATCGAGCATATAAGGCTGAAGAATTGAGTTCTTTTATCATTCGAAAGTTGGTAGACGATGCAGAGACCTATCTTGGAGAAAAGGTCGAGGAAGTGATTGTCAGTGTTCCAGCCTATTTCAATGATGCTCAACGCTATGCGACCAAACTAGCAGGGAAATTTGCAGGAGTTCAGATTGATCGGATTATCAATGAACCTTCCGCAGCTGCTCTTGCTAAAAAATCTATGAGCAATCAAGAAGACCAATCTTTTGTGGTTGTCGATTTTGGTGGGGGTACGCTAGATATTTCAGTTGTGGAGCTATTTGATAACATCGTCGAAATCGTGTCAATCGCAGGGGACAATCGTTTGGGAGGAGAAGACTTTACTGCGGCTATTGCTGAGGAATTTTTAGTCTCCAATCAATTAACCAAGGATACGATTTCCCGAGAATTTTATAGCAAAACTCTGGTACAGGCTGAAAAGACTAAACTAGAACTCAATAGTAAAGAAGAAGTGAAGATGACAGTTCTGGACCAAGATCAGGAATACACTTTAGACTTGAGCTACCAGCGTTTTTATGAGCTTTGTCAACCTCTGCTAGCCCGTGTTAAGGCCGTTTTGGACCGTGCCTTGATGGATGCGCGCTATAGCTATGTATCATCAGATAACTTTGTTCTTGTTGGGGGGACTTCGAAACTCCGCTTGGTTCAGGATTTTTTATCCTACTGTATCAATCAAGTGGTGCAGGTTTCGGATGATCCCGATCGGATGATTGCGAGAGGTTGTGCCCTTTTAGCAGGAATAAAAGAGCGGCAAGGTGAGATACGAGATTTATTACTGTCTGATATTTGTCCTTTTACACTAGGGATTGAGATAATTGGCGACCGCTTTTCGCCGATTATTGAGCGAAATTCTACCCTCCCTGCTTCACGCATCGAGCAGTACTATACGGCTGAATTGGGACAGAGCCAAGTCAAGATAAAGGTCTATCAAGGTGAGATGATGAAGGCATCACAAAACCTGTTTCTAGGAGAATTAGAAGTTCCCGTCCCTGTGAATACTAGAGTAAATGAAAGTTTCACAGTTCGATTTACCTATGATTTAAATGGAATTTTGGATGTCGAAGTGAAAATTGATTCAACACAGGAAGTCTTTAGCAATGTTATTCTCCAAGATAGTGTTACTCTGACAGAAAAGGAAATCAAGGCTAAGCAAGCAGAGTTGACTCGCTATAAGATTAATGCTCAAGAAACAGAGGTTTATCGTTTCTTGATTGAAAAAGCGAATCGCGTGTACAGTATGCTCTTGGGGAGAAGAAGAGATGAGCTAATGGCTGAAACTAGACGATTTGAAGAAGAGGTCAGTCAAGCATCTGTGTATCATTTGCCAAAACTTTATCAATCATTTTCAAACTATTTAGACTTCCTAGAGCGAGGACTGTAAAAGAGGAGACCTTATGAATATATGGGAAACTTTAGGGATAGAGCCAACGACTGACGTCAAGCTTATTAGAAGGCGTTATGCTGAACTGGTTCGGCTCTATCACCCAGAAGACCAACCAGAAATTTACCAAGAAATTGTTGAAGCTTATCAAAAAGCCTTGACTTATGCGAGATCTAGAAATACAAAACCAGAAAATAGTCTAAGAAAAGCGAGTGACTCTCAAGAAGCTGCTGAACTTGAAGAAGAGGCGAATGAAAAGCCTAACTCTAGTCTCAATTTTGAAAACTTGACTGAAGAAACGAATACTGAGAACGAAGAGTCTGAAAGATCTAGTCTTGATTTCAGTGATTATCAGCAATCGACTGATAAATTCAGCGATTCCTTTAACTTTGAAACCTTTAAAGCAGAAGAGGATAAGCAAAAGTCAACCCTTGACTTTGGTGACTATGATGAGGAAGTTCAGCTAAATGGAGATTCTGAAGAAAGAGCTACGAATACCCTCAACTTTGAAACGTTTGGTGACGAAGAGAACCGTGGGCAAGAAGGAACAACAAGGTCTACTCTTGACTTTAGTAGTTATAATGAAGCAGCCTATTTGATTCGAAATGCGATTGAAAGTATTGTTAAAAATGATGATTACAGTCCAGAAGAACAAGAGCATCTATGGCGTCAGTTCTTTCATCAGTATCAGTATGATATGGACATTGTTCAATCCGTTTTAGAGGAAATGGATGTTTATATTTTTAATAAACCGGAGCAATTCTCTATCCTCATTCCCTTGCTGGAAGACTATATACCTGACTTTCGATACTGGGGCTATTACTATAAACTGAAGCATTGGAAGGTTAAAAGAGCTACCGCCTACAAAAATGGAGAGTCTCTTGAAGATGCAAAAAAAGAAATTTCGAATTTGTATGCTTCTTATCGTTTATGTCAGGCAATCCTTGAAGATTCCCAAAGAGCTAATCAGATTGGAGCTTGGATAAAATTTTTCAGTCAATCATTTTCTCCTAGTACTGTCCTTTTTCTCTTGAATAACAGTAAACAAATGATTACTTGCATTCCAGTTTTGGCTTATATCTTGGAGAAGATTAAACCAGAGGTTGGAGAAGAGGAACAAAAAGCCTATGATGAACTTCTAGCTTACTTTGAGGAATTACAAGCAGATTCAGAAGAACCATTCGATATCCATCATTATAATCTGCTAAATCCATCGGAGGTTGAGGAAAAACTATATCTTTTACTCTATAGTTCATATCAAGACGAGTATAAACTTTTACGTGATTGGCAATATCTTTTTGAATCAGTCAAAGATCACACGCTCCTACTTGATTTGTTAGAAAAGGTGGACGTCTATCCTTTAACCAATGCAAAAGTGTTAGCCCTCGTTCTCCAATTTGTAGAGCGTTACAGTGATGAGGAATCAAATCCATATCTGAAAAAGCTTCACTTCTGGAAGAGTGTCCAGTCTTATCCTTCAGTGGTGGAGGAGTACGCACTTGATAAAAAAGAAAATTTTGACTACTGGTACAATGAAGGTTATCTTTATATTGATAAGCTCACCAAGAGTGATGAAGATATCAATGATTGGGATAAGTGGAAAAGCTACTTTAAAGGAAGACCACGCATTCTAACGGTTTTGCTTCAACAGATCTATAAGGAGTACCATCGGTTTACAGATGGTGAGCTCCTGAGATATGTTTTGGCTCCTTTTCCTACTTCTAAAATGGCTCCCCAAATGATGACGGAGGAGACAGACCAGAAACTAGAAGAGATGACAGTTTATGCTTATGAACTCAGTCATCCAAAGGCCAAGTTATCTTATTTGGATTGGAAAAAAAGACAGGTCTTTAATAATAAGTTTCTACAGATATTCTTTAGCCTCTTTACGATTGTGAGTCTGATACTCAGTGTTCTAGAGCAACCTATTTATAATTCTTGGGTCCATGCTGGTATGTTGTCTCTCTTTTACGTCTATATGCTAAAATTAAGGAAAACACTAATTGAGGAAGGAGTGACAGCTAGGGGTTCAAAACGAAAATTTTACCACAGTCCCCATCCATGGTTCCTATTCATCTTGCTATTGACCCTCGTCACTCCATTCTTACCGTTTGGTCTCATTGGGGCCCTTGTTTTCATTACATTTTTCTGTCTCATCGATGGCTTCCAAGTGAGTCAAGGGCTGAAGTGGGATTATTCTTTGGATAAGCTGATTCCTGTCGGTATCTTTCTTTCTGCTGGCTTCCTATCTGCTTTGGTAAATCGAAGCCAGATCATTTCCGGAGTTGCAATGATGTACTTCCATATTTTTGCAATCCTTGTGATTTGCTTGTCTTTTACAAGATTTAGTCCCGGATTTCCACCATCTCTGAAAAAAATTCTCCTTCCAGCAATCTTGGGTATCCTACTCTTTCAATTATTGCCTTTCGTTCACAGCCGCTTAAACATATTTAATCCAAATATCCTAAGAAATGAAACTCTGACCATAACGGTTGTCCTCTTGTTAAATGGAATTGCCTTGTCTTATTTTACAAAGGAACAAGGTTTCATGATTGGTGTGAAGAAGGTCTTTATGATTTATGGACTGCAAATCTTTATTTTCCTAAGAAGACTGTTCCGAATCCTATTCGCACTTATCCCTGATTTTAGCAAAGTTTATTTTGAAAAAGACCTGTTAATCTTGAATAGCGAATTTGCTTTCTACTTCCTCGAGGGACTCTTTGTCCTTATCCTGCTTTTCCTTATTCGAAATATACGCAAGGAAAATCGGAAAAATTCTGCATAGAATGATAACCTAGAGAAGAGGACTCTAGTTCAAGTTCCTAGTAAATTTTCCTGAATAAAGGTATAATGGAACTATTCAAATGAAAGAGGTAATGAAAATGGCTTCAAAAATGCTACACACTTGCTTGCGAGTAGAAAATCTTGAAAAATCAATTGCATTCTATCAAGATGCTTTTGGTTTTAAAGAGTTGCGTCGTAAGGATTTTCCAGATTATGCCTTCACGATTGTCTATCTAGGACTTGACGGTGATGACTACGAGTTGGAATTGACCTATAACTATGACCACGGCCCTTATGTGGTAGGAGATGGCTTTGCTCATATCGCCCTCAGTACACCTGACCTTGAGGCACTTCATCAAGAACACAGCAACAAAGGCTATGAGGTTACAGAGCCAAAAGGCCTACCTGGAAACCCACCAAACTATTACTTTGTCAAGGATCCTGATGGTTACAAGGTCGAAGTGATTCGTGAAAAATAATCCTGTACAGTCAAGTAGAATGTTCGTTTTCTACTTGACTTTTTTACTTTGAAAGAGTATACTAATACAAATTTAACCTTTAAGGGGAGTCCAGAGAGACTCACAAGGTGTCAGATAAAAGTGATAGGGAACTCTCTGTGGAGACTTTTTAAGTGTGCGCATGAGTTCTGTCCTATTTCGACTGAGACCTTGCAATAGCAAGGTCTTTTCTTTATCTGGTCCCCTTAAAATTTAAGGAGGAAAATCATGAATCCTACATGTAAGAAGCGTTTGGGTGCCATTCGTTTAGAAACCATGAAGGTTGTTGCACAGGAGGAAATCGCTCCAGCAATCTTTGAATTAGTCCTAGAAGGGGAAATGGTTGAAGCTATGCGAGCAGGCCAATTTCTCCATCTGCGCGTGCCTGATGATGTCCATCTCTTGCGTCGTCCTATTTCAATTTCGTCTATTGACAAGATCAAGAAGCAGTGTCATCTCATTTATCGGATAGAGGGGGCTGGGACAGCTATTTTTTCAACTTTAAGACAGGGAGATACTCTTGATGTGATGGGGCCTCAGGGAAATGGTTTTGACTTGTCTGATTTAGGCAATCAGAGCCAAGTTCTCCTCGTTGGTGGTGGAATCGGTGTTCCACCCTTGCTAGAAGTAGCCAAGGAATTGCATGCGCGTGGGGTGAAAGTATTGACAGTCCTCGGTTTTGCCAACAAGGATGCTGTTATTCTCGAAACCGAATTGACCCAATATGGTCAGGTTTTTGTTACGACAGATGATGGTTCTTATGGTATCAAGGGAAATGTATCAGTCGTCATCAATGACTTAGACAGTCAATTTGAGGCTGTTTACTCATGTGGAGCGCCTGGAATGATGAAGTATATCAATCAAAGATTTTATGATCATCCAAGAGCCTATCTATCTCTAGAATCTCGTATGGCTTGCGGGATGGGGGCCTGCTATGCTTGCGTCCTAAAAGTGCCAGAAAGTGAGACAGTCAGTCAACGCGTCTGTGAAGATGGTCCTGTTTTCCGTACAGGAACAGTTGTATTATAAGGAGAAAGTCATGACTACAAATCGTTTACAAGTTTCTCTACCAGGCTTGGACTTGAAAAACCCCATCATACCAGCATCAGGCTGTTTTGGTTTTGGTCAGGAATATTCCAAGTACTATGATTTGGACCTTTTAGGCTCTATTATGATTAAGGCAACGACTCTAGAACCCCGTTTTGGTAATCCTACTCCCAGAGTTGCAGAGACGCCTGCTGGTATGCTCAATGCAATCGGCTTGCAAAATCCAGGTTTAGAATCTGTTTTAGCTGAGAAATTGCCTTGGCTGGAAAGAGAGTATCCTAAACTTCCCATCATCGCCAATGTAGCAGGCTTTTCAAAACAAGAGTACGCTGCCGTTTCTCGAGGAATTTCCAAGGCAGCTAATGTAAAAGCGATCGAGCTCAATATCTCTTGTCCGAATGTGGATCATGGCAATCATGGACTTTTGATTGGGCAAGATCCTGATTTGGCCTACGAAGTGGTAAAAGCAGCTGTGGAAGCCTCTGATGTGCCAGTTTATGTTAAGTTAACCCCTAGTGTAACGGATGTTGTCACTATTGCTAAAGCCGCAAAAGATGCAGGAGCAAGTGGGTTAACCATGATCAATACCCTTGTCGGTATGCGCTTTGACCTCAAAACTAGAAAACCAATCCTAGCCAATGGTACAGGTGGAATGTCAGGCCCAGCAGTTTTTCCGGTCGCCCTCAAACTCATTCGTCAAGTAGCCCAAACCACAGACCTCCCGATCATTGGAATGGGGGGAGTGGATTCGGCTGAAGCAGCGCTAGAAATGTATCTGGCTGGTGCCTCTGCCATCGGTGTTGGAACAGCCAACTTTACCAATCCATACGCCTGTCCTGACATCATCGAAAATCTGCCAAAAGTCATGGACAAATATGGCATTAGCAGTTTGGAAGATCTCCGTCAGGAAGTCAAAGCCAGTCTGAGATAAGCTAGACCTTCCTTATCGTCAACAAGACATAGAATCTTCATCAATTTGTAATATTTCCGTCGGTTAACTATGTTACAATAGGGTTTAGAAAATGCATATAGTTTTTTACTAAGGAGAATAAAATGAAGAAGATACTGCTTGCAAGTACTGTTGCTCTCTCTATAGCAGGATTTGCAAAATCGGCAGTGTATGCCGAAGAGTCTCAAGTTACAAAAAAATCTCAGACAACAGATGTGGTTGAGAAAAAAGAAGAGTCTGCTCCGAAAAAAGAAGAGTCTGCTCCGAAAAAAGAAGTTCCTCAAGTTGATACCAGAAAAGACTCAGTTGTAAAAGAGAACGATTCCATTAAAGAAGATTCATCAAATAAGGAAAAGAGTAGAGAAATCAAAAAAGAAGGTTGGCAGAAGGAGCAGGGAAGCTGGCGCTTTTATGAAAATAACCAGCCTGTCTTAGACTGGAAACAAATCGATAACAAATGGTATTACTTCAATAAAGAAGGTGTTATGATTAGTAATATTATAATCGATGATTACCTTATTCAAGATAATGGTGCTTTGGCAAAAAATACATGGGTAAAAATTTCTGACAAGTGGTACTATGCTACAGCATCTGGGAAAATTTTCCGTAATAAATGGGAAAAAATCGCTGGAATTTGGTATTACTTTGATAAAGAAGGCATCATGGTAACTAATACTTTAGTTGGTGATTATCTTATTCAAAATAGTGGTGCTTTGGCAGAAAATACATGGGTAAAAATTTCTGACAAGTGGTACTATGCTACAGCATCTGGGAAAATTTCCCGTAATAAATGGGAAAAAATAAAAGGGATATGGTACTATTTTGATACTGATGGTGTAATGCTGAGTAACCAGTGGAGAAAAGATTACTATCTAAAAGATAGTGGTGCCATGGCAGAAAAAGAATGGATTTTTGATAATTCATACAATAGTTGGTTTTATTTAAAACCCGGAGGGGCTTATGCTTCTCAAGAATGGAGTGGCTCATATTACCTTAAAAAAGGTGGATATATGGCAAAAAATGAGTGGATTTTTGACAAAGATTATGATGCTTGGTACTATCTAAAAGAAGATGGTGTGTATGTGACAGGTACTTTTAATATTAAAGGTAAAGAGTATTCTTTTCAAAACAATGGAAAGTGGATTTCAGAATCTAAATATTACAAAGTTAAACCAATCACTGCATATGTATATAGTAGTTCGGGAGAAAAATTAAGCTATGTATCACAGGGAACGATTGTCTCATTTGGAGATACTCAAGCCCCCAAAAATACTCAAATATCTGTGAATATTTCTGGTCTGTCAGGTTTCATGAATAGAAGTGATTTGACAGCAGTAGATGAAGGAAGCGAGTTTATCCCTCATTATACTAGTGATGGGAAATTCCTTTACCATGAACTCTCTCCATACACGAGTATCAAAGTAGCTCCACACACATCTGCTATGGTTATTGGTAAGAAGTACTACTCGACTGATGGTGAGCATTTCGATGGCTTTACCATTAAAAATCCTTTCCTCTATAAGAACTTGAGAGAGCCAAGTAATTATAGTGCAGCTGAGTTGAATAAAATTTACTCCATGATGAACTTGCAGGATAGTCCACTAGCGGGTAAAGGAGCGACTTTCAAAGAGGCTGAAGAACGTTATGGCGTCAATGCCCTTTACTTGATGGCCCATAGTGCCCTTGAAAGTGCTTGGGGTCGCAGTCAAATTGCCAGAGATAAGAACAACTTCTTTGGTATTGCCGCTTATGATACGAGCCCATATCTCTCAGCCAAGAGCTTTGATAATGTGGATAAAGGGATTCTAGGAGCTGCCAAGTGGATTCGTGAGAATTACATCGACTACGGCAGAGACCATCTTGGAAACAAGGCAA
This genomic stretch from Streptococcus sp. 1643 harbors:
- a CDS encoding ATP-binding cassette domain-containing protein; the protein is MLTLTHVTLKTRQVILQDADFTFKKGKIYGLLAINGSGKTTLFRAISKLLPLSSGHIAAPPSLFYYESVEWLDGNLSGMDYLRLIKNIWKSALNLRDEIAYWEMSDYISLPIRKYSLGMKQRLVIAMYFLSQAKCWLMDEITNGLDEYYRQKFFDRLAQIDRKEQLVLLSSHYKEELMEICDSIVTIRQGQIEEVPL
- the infC gene encoding translation initiation factor IF-3, which gives rise to MKTIAKQDLFINDEIRVREVRLIGLEGEQLGIKPLSEAQALADSANVDLVLIQPQAKPPVAKIMDYGKFKFEYQKKQKEQRKKQSVVTVKEVRLSPTIDKGDFDTKLRNARKFLEKGNKVKVSIRFKGRMITHKEIGAKVLAEFAEATQDIAIIEQRAKMDGRQMFMQLAPATDKK
- the rpmI gene encoding 50S ribosomal protein L35: MPKQKTHRASAKRFKRTGSGGLKRFRAYTSHRFHGKTKKQRRHLRKASMVHSGDFKRIKAMLTRLK
- the rplT gene encoding 50S ribosomal protein L20; this encodes MARVKGGVVSRKRRKRILKLAKGYYGAKHILFRTAKEQVMNSYYYAYRDRRQKKRDFRKLWITRINAAARLNGLSYSQLMHGLKLAEIEVNRKMLADLAVNDAAAFTALADAAKAKLGK
- a CDS encoding molecular chaperone HscC — encoded protein: MIVGIDLGTTNSLVGVYQDGQVKLIPNAFGEYLTPSVVALDDNDEIIVGKIAKERLVTHPDKTVSQFKRFMGTKHELTLGNRAYKAEELSSFIIRKLVDDAETYLGEKVEEVIVSVPAYFNDAQRYATKLAGKFAGVQIDRIINEPSAAALAKKSMSNQEDQSFVVVDFGGGTLDISVVELFDNIVEIVSIAGDNRLGGEDFTAAIAEEFLVSNQLTKDTISREFYSKTLVQAEKTKLELNSKEEVKMTVLDQDQEYTLDLSYQRFYELCQPLLARVKAVLDRALMDARYSYVSSDNFVLVGGTSKLRLVQDFLSYCINQVVQVSDDPDRMIARGCALLAGIKERQGEIRDLLLSDICPFTLGIEIIGDRFSPIIERNSTLPASRIEQYYTAELGQSQVKIKVYQGEMMKASQNLFLGELEVPVPVNTRVNESFTVRFTYDLNGILDVEVKIDSTQEVFSNVILQDSVTLTEKEIKAKQAELTRYKINAQETEVYRFLIEKANRVYSMLLGRRRDELMAETRRFEEEVSQASVYHLPKLYQSFSNYLDFLERGL
- a CDS encoding J domain-containing protein, giving the protein MNIWETLGIEPTTDVKLIRRRYAELVRLYHPEDQPEIYQEIVEAYQKALTYARSRNTKPENSLRKASDSQEAAELEEEANEKPNSSLNFENLTEETNTENEESERSSLDFSDYQQSTDKFSDSFNFETFKAEEDKQKSTLDFGDYDEEVQLNGDSEERATNTLNFETFGDEENRGQEGTTRSTLDFSSYNEAAYLIRNAIESIVKNDDYSPEEQEHLWRQFFHQYQYDMDIVQSVLEEMDVYIFNKPEQFSILIPLLEDYIPDFRYWGYYYKLKHWKVKRATAYKNGESLEDAKKEISNLYASYRLCQAILEDSQRANQIGAWIKFFSQSFSPSTVLFLLNNSKQMITCIPVLAYILEKIKPEVGEEEQKAYDELLAYFEELQADSEEPFDIHHYNLLNPSEVEEKLYLLLYSSYQDEYKLLRDWQYLFESVKDHTLLLDLLEKVDVYPLTNAKVLALVLQFVERYSDEESNPYLKKLHFWKSVQSYPSVVEEYALDKKENFDYWYNEGYLYIDKLTKSDEDINDWDKWKSYFKGRPRILTVLLQQIYKEYHRFTDGELLRYVLAPFPTSKMAPQMMTEETDQKLEEMTVYAYELSHPKAKLSYLDWKKRQVFNNKFLQIFFSLFTIVSLILSVLEQPIYNSWVHAGMLSLFYVYMLKLRKTLIEEGVTARGSKRKFYHSPHPWFLFILLLTLVTPFLPFGLIGALVFITFFCLIDGFQVSQGLKWDYSLDKLIPVGIFLSAGFLSALVNRSQIISGVAMMYFHIFAILVICLSFTRFSPGFPPSLKKILLPAILGILLFQLLPFVHSRLNIFNPNILRNETLTITVVLLLNGIALSYFTKEQGFMIGVKKVFMIYGLQIFIFLRRLFRILFALIPDFSKVYFEKDLLILNSEFAFYFLEGLFVLILLFLIRNIRKENRKNSA
- a CDS encoding VOC family protein; the encoded protein is MASKMLHTCLRVENLEKSIAFYQDAFGFKELRRKDFPDYAFTIVYLGLDGDDYELELTYNYDHGPYVVGDGFAHIALSTPDLEALHQEHSNKGYEVTEPKGLPGNPPNYYFVKDPDGYKVEVIREK
- a CDS encoding dihydroorotate dehydrogenase electron transfer subunit, which translates into the protein MNPTCKKRLGAIRLETMKVVAQEEIAPAIFELVLEGEMVEAMRAGQFLHLRVPDDVHLLRRPISISSIDKIKKQCHLIYRIEGAGTAIFSTLRQGDTLDVMGPQGNGFDLSDLGNQSQVLLVGGGIGVPPLLEVAKELHARGVKVLTVLGFANKDAVILETELTQYGQVFVTTDDGSYGIKGNVSVVINDLDSQFEAVYSCGAPGMMKYINQRFYDHPRAYLSLESRMACGMGACYACVLKVPESETVSQRVCEDGPVFRTGTVVL
- a CDS encoding dihydroorotate dehydrogenase yields the protein MVLFSVQEQLYYKEKVMTTNRLQVSLPGLDLKNPIIPASGCFGFGQEYSKYYDLDLLGSIMIKATTLEPRFGNPTPRVAETPAGMLNAIGLQNPGLESVLAEKLPWLEREYPKLPIIANVAGFSKQEYAAVSRGISKAANVKAIELNISCPNVDHGNHGLLIGQDPDLAYEVVKAAVEASDVPVYVKLTPSVTDVVTIAKAAKDAGASGLTMINTLVGMRFDLKTRKPILANGTGGMSGPAVFPVALKLIRQVAQTTDLPIIGMGGVDSAEAALEMYLAGASAIGVGTANFTNPYACPDIIENLPKVMDKYGISSLEDLRQEVKASLR